The Salinirubellus salinus genome segment GGGCGACGACGGGGGCGCCCCGGCGGCCGCGAACGGGGGCGTAGACGACGGTGGGGCGATCGCCGCCGGTGTCGCTGGTGGCGAGAGCGGTGACGGCGAACCGGAGCCGGAGCCAGCGCCGGAGCCCGAGCCGGAACCCGTGGACACGGAGCTGTTGAGCGACGAGGAGCGGGTGGAACACCTGCTGGAGTGGAACGGGGGGCGGATGAAGCAGGCGAACATCGTAGACGAGACCGGGTGGTCGAACGCGAAGGTCTCACAGCTGCTGTCGGCGATGGACGAGGCCGGCCGCATCGACAAGCTCCGCATCGGTCGGGAGAACCTCATCTCGCTGCCGGACGAGGACGTGACAGAGTTCGAGGAGTGAGTCGCCGACCGACGGGAGACGGCTGGATGGCGAACGGTGAGCGGAGCGAGCCGTGAGCGGTCGAACGGAGCGACCCGCGAGAAGTGAGCCACCCGGAGACGGTGGCGACGCCGACGGACGGCGGCCTCGGGCCGTGTCACCTCTCGACGTACACGGCAATAACGGCCGTAAACGGCCGGGAGAGCGGTCGACGAACTCCCCGATGCCTGCGCCATTCGGAAACGTTTAACCACGAACGACCGTCACCTAGAGACGACACGACCCATGAAGATACTCGTCACCGTCAAGGAGGTGGCCGAGGTCGAAGACGAGTTCGACATCGACGGACTCGACATCGACTCCCGCTACCTCGACTACGATCTCAACGAGTGGGACGACTACGCCATCGAGGCGGCCGTCCAGATCTCCGAATCGGCCGACGACGTGGAGGTCGTCACCGCCACCATCGGGCCGGAGCGGTCCGAGGAGACCATCCGGATGGCGCTCGCGAAGGGTGCCGACCGCGCGCTCCGCGTGTGGGACGACGACCTCGAAGCGGCCGAGTACCTCGACGTGAACACGAAGGCCGACCTGCTCGCCGCCGTGGTCGAGGAGGAGGACCCCGACCTCGTGCTGACGGGTGTCCAGTCGGCCGACGACTCCTACGGTGGGACGGGCGTGGCCCTCGCCGAGCGCATCGGCTTCGAGTGGGCCGCCGTCGTCAACAACCTCGATCTCGACGCCGACGCCGGCGTCGCCAGCGTCCGCCGCGAACTGGAGGGCGGTGTCGAGGAGCTGACCGACGTGGAACTGCCCGCGGTCCTGACCATCCAGACCGGTATCAACGAGCCGCGCTACGCGAGCCTGCGTGGTATCCGGCAGGCACAGCGCAAGCCGCTCGACGTCCAGTCGCTCGGTGACCTCGGTCTCGACGCGAGCGCACTCGAGACGCCCATCGAGCGCACCTCGATGTACGAACCGGAGTCCGAGTCCGACGCCACCATCTGGGAGGGGTCGGCCGAGGACACCGCCGGGGAACTGGCTGCGTTCCTCCGCGAGAAGGGGGTGGTCGAGGGATGAGCGACGTCCTCGCGATCACGGAGTCCCGGCGCGGCGCCCTGCGTGACGTCTCATACGAGATGATCACGGCGGGCCGCGAGCTCGCCGACGAACTCGGTGGCGAGCTCCACCTCGCGGTCATCAACGGCGACGTCGACGCGTTCGCCGAGGACCTGAACCGCACCGGCGTCGACGCCATCCACACCGTCGACGCGGGCGAGGAGTTCAACCACGACGTCTACACGCAGGCCATCACGCAGCTCTACGAGCACCTGTCGCCGACGGCCCTGCTGATGCCCAACTCGGTCAACGGCCTGGACTACGCGCCGGCCGTCGCCGGTGGGCTGGACCTGCCGCTCGTGACCGACGTCGTCGGCTTCGACGCCGACGGCGGCCTCGAGGTCACCCGCGAGCAGTACGGTGGCAAGGTCGAGACGACCTACGCCATCGACCACGACGCGTACGCGCTGACCGTCCGCCCGGCCGAGTGGCCGCAGGCGGGAGGTGACGGCGACGCCGCCATCGAGGCGTTCGACGCCGACATCGACGAGGACGCCGTCCGTTCGACGGTCAACGGCTTCGAGGAGGTCGGTGCCGGCGACGTCGACATCAGCGAGGCGGACGTGCTGGTCTCGGTCGGCCGCGGCATCGAGGAGGAGGAGAACATCCCGCTCGTCCAGGCACTCGCCG includes the following:
- a CDS encoding electron transfer flavoprotein subunit beta/FixA family protein is translated as MKILVTVKEVAEVEDEFDIDGLDIDSRYLDYDLNEWDDYAIEAAVQISESADDVEVVTATIGPERSEETIRMALAKGADRALRVWDDDLEAAEYLDVNTKADLLAAVVEEEDPDLVLTGVQSADDSYGGTGVALAERIGFEWAAVVNNLDLDADAGVASVRRELEGGVEELTDVELPAVLTIQTGINEPRYASLRGIRQAQRKPLDVQSLGDLGLDASALETPIERTSMYEPESESDATIWEGSAEDTAGELAAFLREKGVVEG
- a CDS encoding electron transfer flavoprotein subunit alpha/FixB family protein yields the protein MSDVLAITESRRGALRDVSYEMITAGRELADELGGELHLAVINGDVDAFAEDLNRTGVDAIHTVDAGEEFNHDVYTQAITQLYEHLSPTALLMPNSVNGLDYAPAVAGGLDLPLVTDVVGFDADGGLEVTREQYGGKVETTYAIDHDAYALTVRPAEWPQAGGDGDAAIEAFDADIDEDAVRSTVNGFEEVGAGDVDISEADVLVSVGRGIEEEENIPLVQALADALGATLSSSRPIVDNGWLPKNRQVGQSGKVVTPDVYIAIGISGAVQHVAGMKGADTIIAINTDPNAPIYDLADYGIVDDLFEVVPELIEEFGGEAPEL